GACGGACATCGCGTGCAGTTCGCAACCGCAACCGGTGGATCACCCGGCTCACCGACGCCCACCGTGCCGGAAGGCTCCCCAACGAGCTCTTCCAGTTGGTCAGCGGCCGCTACGAACACGCCTCGCTGATCCTGACGTCCAACCTGCCCTTCAGCGGCTGGGGGCAGCGTCTTCGTCTTCGTCCACCACGCCGACGTCCTCACTCTGAAGGGCACCAGCTACCGGCTACGCAACCGCGGATCGACACCCTGCCCAGCATCAAGACCCAAGACACGGCAGACTAAGCAACACGAACCGGTGGACTCGTTGTCGAGCGTCGGATCGGCCTCGATTTCGAGCGTTGCCGACAAGAGCCCGGGGCGCGAAACCGGCCTGAGCCCGGCGTGCGCGGCACACTCTTTCGACAGCCTCGTGTTCCACGTGAAACATCTCCTGCTCCGTCTGCCGAGATGGTTCGTAGCTGTCACCGCCCACCTGGACGCGTAAGCGGCGGACTCCCGATGAACGGTCGTCACCGCGGCTTGCTCGTCCGGCACCTCCCGCGATAGTCGAGAAGCCACGAACTCCTCGCTCGTAAGCCGCTGCCACAGCGGGTACACCGGTTTGAAATCGGCGAGACCGTCCTTGACCGGGACACCGTTGCCCGTCGATACCGCCCGGTTGGGATGGGTGGGGTAGTCGTTTCGCCGAAGCGCATCGACTCGATCCGGTCCGTACCCGGGAGTCCCATATCCGGGCCAGGCGGGTTGTCGAAGGCGCGGACCACGACGGTGAGCGAGATGGCGTCCCAGCGCACACGTCCTCCTTGACATCTACGACCAGCCCGGACCGGCAGGTGTCGGCGGCGATCCCATCCGGGGTCATATCCGGATGCTCGTGTCGCCGATGCTTGGGTCGCCGATGTGACCCGGTGTCGTGCAGGCCGGGCGCACCTCCGGGCCGTTCGGTGAGCAGCCGGCCGGACAGCGTCACGAACGGCCGCACAAGCCGATGACAAAGGCCCCGGCAACTGCCAGGGCCTTCGAGTTTCGTCAGGCTGCACGAGGGCTACTCGCCCTTGCCGCTGTCCGCTACTGCCGGATGACTACCACCCGGCGCTCCGGTTCGGCGCCCTCACTTTCACTCACCACGCCGTCAACTCCGGCCACGGCGTCATGCACGATCTTCCGCTCGAACGGCGTCATCGGCGCCAACTTCTCCCGCTCGCCCGACTCGCGGACTCGCTCTGCCACCGACGTGCCCAGCGTCCGCAACTCCTCGCGTCGCCGAGCTCGCCAGCCCGCGACGTCCAACATCAGCCGGCTCCGGACTCCGGTCACCTGTTGCACCGCGAGCCGGGTCAACTCCTGCAATGCATCGAGCACCTCACCCTTGTGCCCGACGAGCTTGGTCAGATCCCGACCGCCGTCGATGCTGACGACCGCACGATCGCCCTCGACATCCAGGTCGATATCGCCGTCGAAGTCGAGGACATCCAGCAACTGCTCCAGGTAGTCACCGGCGATCTCACCTTCTTCGACCAGTTCGTCTTCGTCATTGTCTGCCGGATCGTTATTGTCTACCGGCTCGCTGTCTGTCGGCTCGAGCGACTGCTCGTCGGCTACCACCGCCACGGCCACCGGACCGCCGTCCTGTCGTTCGATCTCGGTCTCGCTGCTCATCTCACGCCATCCTCTCGTCCTCGCTGGTACATCAACGGCGGCGCTGATTCGCCCGGCCGCGGTTTCCCGGTCTGCGCTGCCCACTCGGGCGCTTCTGCGCCCGCGCCGGCCGCTGACCCGGCCGTGGCGTTGCGGGCGCCGAACCGTTCGTCTTCTCCTTGGCGGCATCCGGGGCCGACCCCGGATCGGCCGACTCCGCATCGTCGAGCACCACGTCGACCGATTTCTCTCGCTTGGTCATATCCGGCCGGGCGCCAGGCTTGGGCGCGTTCTGGGCGCGACGCTCGAGGGCAGCGGCCTTCTTCTCCGCCTCTTCCTTCTCGATCATTCCGAAAACCAGGTGCTGCTGGCCGTAGGTCCAGATGTTGTTGGCCACCCAGTAGAGCAGGATGGCGATCGGCAAGAGCCAACCGAATGCCACCACGCCGAGTGGAAAGACCCACAGCGCCATCTTGTTCATCAAAGCTGCCTGCGGATTGGACGCGGCTGCTTCGCTCTGCCTGGCTATCGACGCTCGGGCATTGAAGTGCGTAGCCAACCCGGCGATGATCATCAACGGAATCGACACCGCGACGATCGCGGTGCGCGACGGAACGCCACCGTGTGCCGCAAACGCCTGCAGCTCGGTCATCGGCGTATTGATCGCAGCGGAGATCGGCGCCCCGAAGATCCGGGCGCTCAAGAACGATTGCACGTCCGCGGCGTTGAACACATAGTTCGGGGTATTGGCGTTCGTCACCGGATCGAGCCCCAACTGCCCGACGCCGTGCCCCGTTCGGTTGAACGACCGCAACACGTGGTACAAACCGATGAACACCGGCGCTTGTGCCAGTA
Above is a genomic segment from Skermania piniformis containing:
- a CDS encoding protein jag, with translation MSSETEIERQDGGPVAVAVVADEQSLEPTDSEPVDNNDPADNDEDELVEEGEIAGDYLEQLLDVLDFDGDIDLDVEGDRAVVSIDGGRDLTKLVGHKGEVLDALQELTRLAVQQVTGVRSRLMLDVAGWRARRREELRTLGTSVAERVRESGEREKLAPMTPFERKIVHDAVAGVDGVVSESEGAEPERRVVVIRQ
- the yidC gene encoding membrane protein insertase YidC, producing MLDFIYYPVSWILWFWHRAFSALPLLDKDSGATWALAVVFLVFTLRLVLYKPFVKQVRTTRQMQELQPQIKALQKKYSSDRQKMALEMQKLQREHGFNPLMGCLPVLAQAPVFIGLYHVLRSFNRTGHGVGQLGLDPVTNANTPNYVFNAADVQSFLSARIFGAPISAAINTPMTELQAFAAHGGVPSRTAIVAVSIPLMIIAGLATHFNARASIARQSEAAASNPQAALMNKMALWVFPLGVVAFGWLLPIAILLYWVANNIWTYGQQHLVFGMIEKEEAEKKAAALERRAQNAPKPGARPDMTKREKSVDVVLDDAESADPGSAPDAAKEKTNGSAPATPRPGQRPARAQKRPSGQRRPGNRGRANQRRR